A stretch of Gymnodinialimonas phycosphaerae DNA encodes these proteins:
- a CDS encoding alpha/beta fold hydrolase, with the protein MPDWSAGAVEAGGKRLEYRCWGALPRDGRTIVLLHEGLGCVALWKGFPEALHRATGLPVMAYSRAGYGFSDPDDLPRPLDWMTQEAGVLAEVVAAFGLTHPVLVGHSDGATIAAIAAGTLLREDVFGAVLIAPHFFTEEMGLTEIARANAGFDASGLAQRMGKYHRDPVATFRGWADAWLSPDFKDWNVEAALDGITAPTLVIQGRDDQYGTLAQVEAAQKRAGAEALILEGCRHVPHLEQPGAVLGRVVEFVHNIA; encoded by the coding sequence GTGCCTGACTGGTCGGCAGGCGCGGTCGAGGCGGGCGGCAAGCGGCTGGAATATCGCTGTTGGGGCGCGCTGCCGCGCGATGGGCGCACGATTGTGCTGCTTCATGAAGGATTGGGCTGTGTGGCGCTGTGGAAAGGGTTTCCGGAGGCGCTGCACCGGGCCACGGGGCTGCCTGTGATGGCCTATTCGAGGGCGGGGTATGGGTTTTCTGACCCGGATGATCTCCCGCGTCCGCTGGATTGGATGACGCAAGAGGCGGGGGTATTGGCAGAGGTCGTGGCCGCCTTCGGCCTGACACACCCGGTCTTGGTGGGGCATTCGGACGGGGCCACGATTGCCGCGATCGCGGCGGGAACGCTTTTGCGTGAGGATGTTTTCGGCGCTGTTTTGATTGCGCCGCATTTTTTCACCGAAGAGATGGGACTGACCGAGATTGCGCGGGCGAATGCGGGGTTCGATGCCTCGGGTTTGGCGCAGCGGATGGGCAAATATCATCGCGATCCGGTAGCGACGTTTCGCGGTTGGGCGGATGCCTGGCTTTCGCCGGATTTCAAGGATTGGAACGTAGAGGCCGCGCTGGACGGAATCACGGCACCGACCTTGGTGATCCAAGGGCGCGATGACCAATACGGGACGCTGGCGCAGGTTGAGGCCGCGCAGAAGCGTGCCGGGGCCGAGGCGCTGATTCTGGAGGGATGCCGCCATGTGCCGCATTTGGAGCAGCCAGGGGCAGTTCTGGGTCGGGTCGTAGAATTTGTGCATAATATCGCATAA
- the boxC gene encoding 2,3-epoxybenzoyl-CoA dihydrolase, translated as MSKVIDFRTDPSKYRHWSVTYDGPVATLTMDVDEDGGLFDGYQLKLNSYDLGVDIELNDIVQRMRFEHPEVRVVVMQSGKDKVFCAGANIRMLGGAAHSHKVNFCKFTNETRNAYEAAEEESGQKYVAAIKGACAGGGYELALACNHIMLVDDATSSVSLPEVPLLAVLPGTGGLTRVTDKRMVRRDLADVFCATEEGVKGKRAVDWRLVDEVVPNSRFDEVVAARAAEFAAADPRDATGITLGPLERTVAEDGSIAYGFVEVSVDRAARTAVITLKGPSDAAPADMEALHAQGDQAYLLRLAREFEDAILHLRLNEMECGLWTLRTQGDPELLAAHEAVLRDGGDHWLASEIRTYWKRTLKRLDVTSRSLVTLVEHGSCFAGVLAELIWASDRSYMMEDEFEGDNRPMATITLTEDNFGTYPMGNGLTRLQTRFLAQPEAVEAMREQIGEALEAEEADGMGLVTMIMDDIDWEDEVRIILEERASFSPDAMTGMEANLRFAGPETMETRIFGRLTAWQNWIFNRPNAVGENGALQRYGSGIRGDYNMERV; from the coding sequence ATGTCCAAGGTCATCGATTTCCGGACCGATCCGTCGAAATACCGCCATTGGTCCGTCACGTACGACGGCCCCGTTGCCACTTTGACGATGGATGTGGACGAGGATGGGGGGCTGTTCGACGGCTACCAGTTGAAGCTGAATTCCTACGATCTGGGCGTGGATATCGAGCTGAACGATATCGTGCAACGGATGCGCTTCGAGCATCCCGAGGTGCGCGTCGTGGTCATGCAATCCGGCAAGGACAAGGTGTTTTGCGCCGGGGCGAATATCCGAATGCTCGGTGGTGCGGCTCATTCCCACAAGGTCAACTTCTGCAAATTCACTAACGAGACGCGCAACGCCTACGAAGCGGCCGAAGAGGAATCCGGCCAGAAATACGTGGCAGCCATCAAGGGCGCCTGCGCGGGCGGCGGGTATGAGTTGGCCCTGGCGTGCAACCACATCATGCTGGTGGATGATGCGACGTCGTCTGTTTCCTTGCCAGAGGTGCCATTGCTGGCGGTCTTGCCCGGCACTGGCGGGCTGACGCGGGTCACCGACAAGCGCATGGTGCGCCGTGATCTGGCGGATGTGTTCTGCGCCACGGAAGAAGGCGTGAAGGGCAAGCGGGCCGTCGATTGGCGGCTTGTGGACGAAGTTGTACCCAATTCGAGGTTTGACGAGGTCGTCGCGGCACGCGCGGCGGAGTTCGCCGCCGCGGATCCGCGCGACGCAACGGGCATCACCCTGGGGCCGTTGGAGCGGACCGTGGCGGAAGATGGCTCGATCGCCTACGGGTTCGTGGAGGTCAGCGTCGATCGCGCGGCGCGCACGGCGGTGATCACGCTGAAGGGGCCATCTGACGCGGCACCTGCCGATATGGAGGCGCTGCACGCGCAGGGCGATCAGGCCTATTTGCTGCGGCTGGCGCGTGAATTCGAGGATGCGATCCTGCATCTGCGCCTCAATGAAATGGAATGCGGCTTGTGGACCCTGCGCACGCAGGGTGATCCAGAGCTGTTGGCGGCCCATGAGGCGGTCTTGCGCGACGGTGGCGACCATTGGCTGGCATCGGAAATCCGGACCTACTGGAAGCGGACGTTGAAGCGGTTGGATGTGACGTCGCGCAGCCTCGTGACGCTGGTAGAACACGGCAGCTGTTTCGCGGGCGTGTTGGCCGAGCTGATCTGGGCCTCGGACCGCAGCTACATGATGGAAGACGAGTTCGAGGGCGATAATCGCCCGATGGCGACGATCACGCTGACCGAGGACAACTTTGGCACATATCCGATGGGCAACGGCCTGACCCGGCTACAGACGCGCTTTCTGGCGCAGCCGGAAGCGGTGGAGGCGATGCGCGAGCAGATCGGCGAGGCGCTGGAAGCGGAGGAGGCTGACGGGATGGGGCTTGTGACGATGATTATGGACGACATCGATTGGGAGGATGAGGTCCGCATCATTCTGGAAGAGCGGGCATCCTTCAGCCCCGATGCAATGACGGGCATGGAGGCGAACCTGCGCTTTGCCGGTCCCGAAACGATGGAGACACGGATCTTCGGGCGCCTGACCGCTTGGCAGAACTGGATTTTCAACCGCCCCAACGCGGTGGGTGAGAACGGTGCGTTGCAGCGATACGGCAGCGGCATCCGCGGTGATTACAACATGGAGCGCGTGTGA
- a CDS encoding benzoate-CoA ligase family protein, with the protein MGNAAEYFVDRHIAEGRSDKAAFVEADGKQRTLTYGLLHEEAGRFAGALGRHGVRREERIAMIVRDQIEWPVVFWGAMKMGAIPVPLNTLLSADVYETILNDSRASILVVSEEMWEIVEPATRDNRFLRVILVIGDAPEGTESYRVFTDGAPVEETVEAHEDELAFWLYSSGSTGQPKGVRHVHGALKATCDTFGDQVLGIREDDVVYSVAKMFFAYGLGNAVSFPQSVGATTVLFGGRPTPAAVYDIMARLEPSILCAVPTLFAAMVQAADGTPQHTLRLCTSAGEALPRDVGEGWERLTGVEIVDGVGSTEMLHIFLSNRPGACLYGTSGEAVPGYDLRLVDEHDEEVADGEVGELLVRGPSSAEGYWNRRAKSQSTFEGFWTRTGDKYERHDGRYTYCGRTDDMFKVSGIWVSPFEVESALIDHPSVLEAAVVARADDAGLDKPAAFVVLKEGADPPEADALKEFVKDKIGMWKYPRWVEVVDDLPKTATGKIQRFKLRA; encoded by the coding sequence ATGGGAAACGCAGCGGAGTATTTCGTGGATCGGCATATCGCCGAGGGGCGCAGCGACAAGGCTGCGTTTGTCGAGGCCGATGGCAAGCAGCGCACGCTGACGTATGGGCTGCTACATGAGGAAGCGGGGCGTTTCGCCGGCGCACTAGGGCGGCACGGGGTGCGGCGCGAAGAGCGGATCGCGATGATCGTGCGCGATCAGATCGAATGGCCGGTGGTCTTTTGGGGTGCGATGAAGATGGGCGCGATCCCAGTGCCGCTGAACACGCTTTTGTCAGCAGATGTCTATGAAACCATTCTGAACGACAGCCGGGCGTCCATTCTGGTCGTCAGTGAAGAGATGTGGGAGATCGTGGAGCCTGCCACGCGCGACAACCGGTTCTTGCGCGTGATCCTTGTGATCGGAGACGCGCCAGAGGGGACGGAAAGCTACCGGGTGTTCACCGACGGCGCACCGGTCGAGGAAACGGTAGAGGCCCACGAGGATGAACTGGCGTTTTGGCTTTATTCATCTGGCTCGACCGGGCAGCCCAAGGGGGTGCGCCATGTGCATGGGGCCCTGAAGGCGACCTGCGACACCTTTGGTGATCAGGTCCTGGGCATTCGCGAGGATGACGTGGTCTATTCGGTCGCCAAGATGTTCTTCGCCTACGGGCTGGGGAACGCGGTGTCGTTTCCGCAGTCGGTGGGCGCCACGACGGTGCTTTTCGGCGGTCGGCCCACGCCAGCCGCGGTCTATGACATCATGGCGCGGCTTGAGCCAAGCATCCTCTGCGCCGTGCCGACGCTGTTTGCGGCGATGGTGCAGGCGGCGGATGGCACACCGCAACATACGCTCCGACTTTGCACGTCGGCGGGGGAGGCCTTGCCAAGAGACGTGGGCGAGGGGTGGGAACGGCTGACGGGGGTTGAGATCGTGGACGGTGTCGGCTCGACCGAGATGCTGCACATCTTCCTGTCGAATCGACCAGGCGCGTGCCTTTACGGCACGAGCGGAGAGGCGGTGCCGGGCTATGATCTTCGGCTGGTGGACGAACATGACGAGGAAGTCGCTGATGGAGAGGTCGGAGAGTTGCTGGTGCGCGGTCCGTCCTCGGCAGAGGGGTATTGGAACCGGCGCGCGAAATCTCAGTCCACGTTCGAGGGGTTCTGGACGCGGACCGGCGACAAGTACGAGCGCCATGACGGGCGCTACACCTACTGCGGACGCACGGACGACATGTTCAAGGTTTCGGGCATCTGGGTGTCGCCGTTCGAAGTGGAAAGCGCGCTGATCGACCATCCCAGTGTCTTGGAGGCAGCAGTGGTGGCGAGGGCCGATGACGCGGGATTGGACAAGCCGGCGGCCTTCGTGGTGCTTAAAGAGGGTGCTGACCCGCCGGAAGCGGACGCCCTGAAAGAGTTCGTGAAAGACAAGATCGGGATGTGGAAGTACCCGCGCTGGGTGGAGGTCGTTGACGATCTGCCGAAGACCGCCACGGGCAAGATCCAGCGGTTCAAGCTGCGTGCCTGA
- a CDS encoding thiolase family protein — MAFIPYGAYWATPFARWQGTLAHLNSVEFAAHVGRGELARIGIAAESFDFAAFGQTVIQKGSFFGGPWFTAMLGAEGLAAPMVSQACATGARLIATAVGEIAQGAQQALIVSGDRCSNGPHVYFPAPSAPGGTGQKEDVVMDNFGHDPWACNGMIQTGENVAAREGIETSEQHDLVACRRAQYDDALADDRAFQRRYMPVLEVPDARFRKTVATLETDEGVEPLDAEKLARLKPVVPGGTITFAGQTHPADGNAGMVVVADRSRAKEISDGPVVEVLAVRQAREEKGFMPAAPIKAAAVALKRAGIGIEGVDAIKSHNPFAVNDIAFARAFGLDWRGMNNFGSSLIWGHPQGPTGLRAMIELIEELAVRGGGVGLFQGCAAGDSAMAVVLRVA; from the coding sequence ATGGCATTCATTCCATACGGCGCCTATTGGGCGACGCCGTTTGCACGCTGGCAGGGCACGTTGGCGCATCTCAACTCGGTCGAGTTCGCGGCCCATGTGGGCCGCGGGGAACTGGCTCGGATCGGGATTGCGGCAGAAAGCTTCGATTTTGCGGCCTTTGGGCAGACGGTGATCCAGAAGGGCAGTTTCTTTGGCGGCCCATGGTTCACTGCGATGTTGGGCGCTGAAGGGCTGGCCGCGCCGATGGTATCGCAAGCCTGCGCCACGGGCGCGCGGCTGATCGCGACGGCGGTGGGAGAGATCGCGCAAGGCGCTCAGCAGGCTTTGATCGTGTCGGGGGACCGATGCTCGAACGGGCCGCACGTGTATTTTCCGGCGCCCTCCGCGCCCGGTGGTACGGGGCAGAAAGAAGATGTCGTGATGGATAACTTCGGTCATGATCCATGGGCGTGCAACGGGATGATCCAGACCGGAGAGAACGTAGCAGCGCGCGAGGGGATCGAGACATCCGAGCAGCATGACCTCGTGGCGTGCAGGCGTGCGCAATATGACGACGCGCTGGCGGACGACCGGGCGTTTCAGCGGCGGTATATGCCGGTGCTGGAAGTGCCGGATGCGCGGTTCCGCAAGACGGTTGCGACGCTGGAGACTGACGAGGGTGTGGAGCCGCTGGACGCCGAGAAGCTGGCGCGCCTGAAGCCGGTGGTGCCGGGGGGAACGATCACTTTTGCAGGGCAGACACATCCCGCCGATGGCAATGCCGGGATGGTGGTGGTTGCCGACCGCTCGCGGGCTAAGGAGATTTCCGATGGACCGGTGGTAGAGGTGCTGGCCGTGAGGCAGGCGCGTGAGGAAAAGGGCTTCATGCCCGCCGCGCCGATCAAGGCTGCCGCCGTGGCGCTAAAGCGGGCGGGCATCGGGATCGAGGGGGTCGACGCGATCAAGTCGCATAACCCGTTTGCCGTGAATGACATTGCGTTTGCGCGTGCCTTCGGGCTCGATTGGCGGGGCATGAACAACTTTGGGTCTTCGCTGATCTGGGGGCATCCGCAGGGGCCGACGGGCCTGCGCGCGATGATTGAACTTATAGAAGAATTGGCCGTGCGCGGCGGTGGCGTAGGCCTGTTTCAGGGTTGCGCGGCAGGGGACTCGGCGATGGCCGTCGTGCTCAGGGTTGCCTAG